The following nucleotide sequence is from Ferruginibacter lapsinanis.
TTATACTCTCCGGCTATCATTGAATTGATATTATCGAAAACCAACATGGTATAATAATTTTGAGCATCATCCCCCAGATCAGTATAATATGATATCTTCTTACGACTGTCAGAATAAAATCTATCGCAATTGATCCATCCCAACTGAGTAATATTCAGGTGGTATTTTTCTTGTATATTTTTTATGATGGCTGAAGACTGATCATTGCCCGGCAACACCATTCCCCCGTTCAATTTATTCTGAAGCGCATTTGTTATACCGTTATCACCAAGACCGTTACCGTTTTTGCGAAGTATTTGTCTTGTAGCAGTTCCCTGCAATTTATATTTATCGGCGTATCCTTTCTCCACCCACATTGAATCACCTATATTTTCTCCGTACTGATGCTCAAAAGCTCTGTTCCCATTATCAACCTTAAATAAATTTTTAATATTCGACCTCAATTTTATTTTATAATATCCATACTTTTCCTTCAACATTCTTTTTAGTGCTGCTTTGGATATTTTTAAACTATCTCCTGTAATAAAATACCCGATCTCTCCTTTGCGTTTTTGTTTCGTTTTGTATGGTTGATCGGTGATATTCAATACTCTTACCTCTGTTACTAATTGAGTTCTGGAGAAATTTCGTCCTTGTGGTATCCAGTTAATAGCGTTACCTGTTTTATCTCCATTAAACAATTCCATTCCTGTCATGTTGATGCTACTCGTATCAGGCATGAACAATGTTAGCGGTATATTATTATTAATTTTTACCTCATTGCCTTTATACGTGGCTGTTACATGTATCATGCCCCCTGTTACCAATTGTGCATCATTGCTTGTAGTACTTAGCCAGTTTTCTATAATATCTGATCGTTTGTAATACTCTGTCAGCCTAACTTCCACCTCAGTACCGCCACCAAGGCTGTTTACAGGAATAAGAATAGTTGTTCCTTCTGCAGCCGTGAGCAAAGTATCTTTTGTATTATTAATGATAAATTGTTGAGGAACTTTAACGAATTGATCCTTCAATTGATCTAATAAAGAAACTCTGTTGAGTTTGTTTCCCGGAGTTTTATCAGTAGCAGCTAATGTGTCAACAAAATCTGCTGCTACCCCATTACCCATATCCGTAAATGGCAATGTAATTATATTTTTATTTGTGCCCTGACTGATTTCTATTTTTTTAATCGGGATAACTGTCGAAGCTGTAACAATTGTATCGGACAGAGAAGGAATCTTCGGTATAATTGTCGCAGTAGTAACAGGAGATTCTTTATCAATTTTTTTTATGCTGAATTTCTGATACCCTACATACAACAAAGTAATAATAGCCAATCCAATTGCTCCACCGATCAATTTCCCTTGATTATTTACCCTCAGTTTAGATACCGGAACATTTGGTTGCAATATAGCCTGCATCTTTTGCCAATGCTCATCCATATGGCTGAGATCGGGTAACTGCTGATCTTCCAACTGCCGAAGTTTATTTTCAATATTGTTATTATCCTGCTGCATTTGTTTTTAGTTGAGGTTCGGAAAGGTCTTCTAATTTTTGTTTCAATATTTTTTTTGCTTCACTTACATGCCACTTGCTGGTATTATCACTAATCGATAAAATTTCTCCGATCTGTTTATGAGTAAACCCTTCATACACAAACAAATTAAATACTGTTGCAGTGGTGGGTGGTAATTGAGCGATCATCTGCCGAATTTCTTTTCCTGCTACCAGGTCAAAAGCATCAGGAGAAAGGACGGGCTCTTCCTGAGAAATATAGGGTACAGATTCTTTGAATATATTCTTCTTCTTACAAAAATCAATACTGCAATTGATCACAATTGTTTTGATCCATGATAATAATTTGCCTTCGTCTGTATATTTATGAATGTTCTTAAAAACCCGAAGCATTGCATCATTGTATATAGTACCGGCTCCATCAGCATCCACGGCATACCTAAAGCAAACCTTTATCATATCAGGATAACATAACTTATAAAGTGCCTGTTGGCTCTGCAGATCGTTATTTCTGCAGCCTTCCACCAATATGTCCAGATTATTGTTCAAAAATCGTCGTTTGGTTAAAAAATTGTCCATCTAACATATAGAACTATAGATGGATGAAAAAGGGTTGGGTAGTCTTTAAAATAAATATACCTATTTCGGATGGGCTACTTCAACGTAAAATAATTATTTTCACTCAATCAAACATATTTAATGGAACGTAAGTCATTTCTCTCCTCAATTATCCCCTTAGGTGCCGTATTAAGTGGTATGGTAAAAGGTGAAGAAACACTTACTACGGATAAAGTTTCAAAAATACCTCCATACCTAAAAGAAGGGGATGTGATTGGCATTACTTCCCCGGCTGGATATATTACTTTAGAAGATGTGCAACCTGCTGTCAAAAAATTAGAAGAATGGGGGTATACTGTAAAAATTGGAAATACTATTGGTAAACGTGATTTTACATTTGGAGGTACGGATGAGGAACGTCTTGAAGACCTGCAGGAAATGTTACACGACAGAGATATAAAGGCAGTAATGTGTGCAAGAGGTGGTTATGGTTTAGTAAGGATAATCGACAAGATCAATTTTACAGAATTTAAAAAATATCCAAAATGGATCATTGGTTTTAGTGATGTAACTGTATTGCATAACCATATCAACAGAAATTTTGGAATAGCTACAATACATAGCAAAATGTGCAATAGTTTTCCGGATGATTGGAGTAAGGCAGATGAAAGTCAGATCATTTCAATACACAGTATTCGGATGTGTTTGACAAATGAAAAAATACATTATGCTTTTTTACCTAATCCAAAAAACAGGCTCGGAAATGTTAAAGGGGAATTGGTTGGTGGTAATTTAAGAACAATTGAAAATCTTGCCGGCACAAAAAGTGACCTCATTACAAAAAATAAAATTTTATTTGTAGAAGATACCGGCGAATACTTGTACAGTATTGACAGGATGTTCTGGAATCTACAACGCACAGGAAAACTATCGCAATTAAAAGGGTTGATCATCGGTGGCTTTAAAACCAAACCTGATGACCCGGGAGAAGAATTCGGAAAATCAATTGAAGAAATTGTTCTTGAAAAAGTAAAAGAATATAATTACCCTGTCTGTTTTAACTTTCCGGTTGGGCATCAAAAAGAAAACTTTGCATTAAAATGCGGCGTATTTTATAACCTAGATTGTACTGAATTCACCTGCATATTAACAGAAATATAATGATCAAAATTCCTCCATACTTAAAAAAAGGCGACACTATCGGCATTACATGCCCTGCTGGGTACATGGTTAAAGAAAAAGCACAAACATGTATTGATACTTTGCAGAGCTGGGGTTTCCAGGTAATGGTTGGCAAAACATTGGGCAGTAATTCAGCAAATTATTTTTCAGGGAATGATGAACAACGTTTGAATGAGCTGCAGGCGATGCTGGATGACGATTCTATCAATGCCATCCTTTGCGGACGAGGTGGATATGGAGTTGGCAGAATCATTGATCAACTTGATTTTACAAGATTTAAGAAGAAGCCAAAATGGATCATTGGCTTTAGTGATATCACTGTGTTGCATTGTCATTTAAACAGCAAAATAAAAGTAGCATCCATGCATGCTCCAATGGCTGCTGCATTCAATGAAGGAAAGAATGAATTTATACAATCATTGCATAAAACAATGACTGGTAAAAAAGGAAAGTATAAATGTGCCCCACATCTATTTAACAAAACAGGCAAGGCCTCAGGCGAATTGGTTGGAGGTAATTTAGCTTTATTGGCAAATATGATCGGTACAGCATCAGACCTCAATACAAAAAATAAAATTTTATTTATTGAAGATGTGGGTGAATATACCTACAGTGTAGACAGAATGATGTATCAATTAAAAAGAAGCAGAAAGCTTGAAAAGCTTGCAGGACTTATTATTGGTGGCTTTACAGACATGAAAGACACCGAAAGACCTTTTGGAAAAAATGTCTATGAAGCTATTAAAGATATACTTCAAGAATATAACTATCCTGTTTGTTTTAATTTTCCCGTAAGTCATGATAAAGAGAATTATGCATTAAAGGTAGGAGTCAGTTATGAACTGACAATTACCAATAAACTAGTTACATTATCTGAGGTTTAAAAGACTATCCAGCTTTTGATGAAACAAGGGGAAATCATTTAAATTATGATGAGTGCCTTTTTCAATAGTTATAAACTCATCCGAAGATTTTAAAACAGTTTTTAATCTTGCTGCATTTCTATACGGAATTACACCATCGTTCGTTCCGTGAAAAACAGTTATCGGCACCTGCACTTCCTTCAAATATTGATATGTAGGGATCCTATATTTCGACATTCGTGTTGTTGGATAAATGGGAGCGTATGATGCAAATAAAGCCGGAATGCTATAGTAAGGTGTTTCAAGAATTAATCGTTTGCATTTTTTTTCTGAAGCCACATAAGCTGAAACACCAGTCCCAAAAGACTTTCCGAAGATAATGATACTATCTGCTTTGTATTTGGATGCCGCAAGTTCATATACAACTTTAGCTTCCTCATATATTTTTTTTTCATTCCGCTCTCCTACACTTTTTCCAAAACCGGGATAATCTTCCATCCAAACTTCATAACCATGCTTTGTAAAATTGTCTGCATATTTTGCATATCGGTTAATATTTTCTTTATTGCCATGATAATAGAGCACAACTCCTTTTCTCAGAGAATCTTTCGGAAAAAACTTAACCAGATTAATTGTATCCGTTTTGCTGAATGCTATATCAACCTCTTCAAACGGAGCATCAAATTGATATTTGTAATCTCTTGATAGCGCTTCGGGATGAAATAAGAAATAATCTTGCAAAGAATACAAAGCAATACCCACACCACAATAAATAATTATCATGATCTTTATCCAACGAAAGAATTTTGCCTTTAAAGAATTATCCATTCTTAATTATCAATTAATATTTAAGTATATCTCTTATAAAATTATGATACTCTGGAAATGTTGGCAGATTATTATGTCCACCACCAATTATACGGATCAATGTAATTTTTCTTGGATTTAATGCCTGCAATTTTTCACTCTGACTTACAGGTATCAACCAATCTTTTGTGCCATGCAAAATATATGTATGACAATTTACCTTCCTGATCCATTTGTCTGTACGAAGATGATAGCGTAAAATATATTTTACAGGCAAGATTGGTAAAAACCGTTGTACAGTTTTTCTAAAACTAAAATACGGGGCATCCAGAATGAGGTACCTGGGCATATTATCGGCTGCCAGTTTCGCCGCAAACCCACTACCAAGGCTTCTTCCATAAATTATTATATGATTTTCATGATAGGTAGCAGTTAGGGTATTATACACAAACTGCATATCGGTTAACATATCTTTTTCGCTACGTTTACCGGTACTTTTCCCAAATCCCCTGTAGTCTACTAATACTACATCATATTTATACCTGTAAAAATCTTTCGCATATTTTGCCCACCCTTTGATACTACGACTATTACCATGAAAATACAAGATCAACCCCAACGGATTTTCCACATGAAAATGTAATCCGTTTATGCTTACGCCTTCCTCTACATTAAAAAATAGTTCTCTGAAAGGAGCATCATATTTATATTGAAAATCCTGTTGTAATTTTTCGGGCTTAAAAATAAATTTATCCTGCAGGAAAAATGCAATAACAGACAGCACAACAATGCCAACAAGAATATATAAAATTATGTGGAGCAAAGTCCTATATTATGATTAACTGAATAGAAAAGTCTATCCTAACTCTTCTTCCTCTTCTTCATCATGGTATACTCTCTGTAACTTAAGCTTACTTACCGGAGCTACGATCAATGGGAATTTTTCTACCTGTA
It contains:
- a CDS encoding RNA polymerase sigma factor codes for the protein MNNNLDILVEGCRNNDLQSQQALYKLCYPDMIKVCFRYAVDADGAGTIYNDAMLRVFKNIHKYTDEGKLLSWIKTIVINCSIDFCKKKNIFKESVPYISQEEPVLSPDAFDLVAGKEIRQMIAQLPPTTATVFNLFVYEGFTHKQIGEILSISDNTSKWHVSEAKKILKQKLEDLSEPQLKTNAAG
- a CDS encoding S66 peptidase family protein encodes the protein MERKSFLSSIIPLGAVLSGMVKGEETLTTDKVSKIPPYLKEGDVIGITSPAGYITLEDVQPAVKKLEEWGYTVKIGNTIGKRDFTFGGTDEERLEDLQEMLHDRDIKAVMCARGGYGLVRIIDKINFTEFKKYPKWIIGFSDVTVLHNHINRNFGIATIHSKMCNSFPDDWSKADESQIISIHSIRMCLTNEKIHYAFLPNPKNRLGNVKGELVGGNLRTIENLAGTKSDLITKNKILFVEDTGEYLYSIDRMFWNLQRTGKLSQLKGLIIGGFKTKPDDPGEEFGKSIEEIVLEKVKEYNYPVCFNFPVGHQKENFALKCGVFYNLDCTEFTCILTEI
- a CDS encoding S66 peptidase family protein, producing the protein MIKIPPYLKKGDTIGITCPAGYMVKEKAQTCIDTLQSWGFQVMVGKTLGSNSANYFSGNDEQRLNELQAMLDDDSINAILCGRGGYGVGRIIDQLDFTRFKKKPKWIIGFSDITVLHCHLNSKIKVASMHAPMAAAFNEGKNEFIQSLHKTMTGKKGKYKCAPHLFNKTGKASGELVGGNLALLANMIGTASDLNTKNKILFIEDVGEYTYSVDRMMYQLKRSRKLEKLAGLIIGGFTDMKDTERPFGKNVYEAIKDILQEYNYPVCFNFPVSHDKENYALKVGVSYELTITNKLVTLSEV
- a CDS encoding alpha/beta hydrolase, whose amino-acid sequence is MDNSLKAKFFRWIKIMIIIYCGVGIALYSLQDYFLFHPEALSRDYKYQFDAPFEEVDIAFSKTDTINLVKFFPKDSLRKGVVLYYHGNKENINRYAKYADNFTKHGYEVWMEDYPGFGKSVGERNEKKIYEEAKVVYELAASKYKADSIIIFGKSFGTGVSAYVASEKKCKRLILETPYYSIPALFASYAPIYPTTRMSKYRIPTYQYLKEVQVPITVFHGTNDGVIPYRNAARLKTVLKSSDEFITIEKGTHHNLNDFPLFHQKLDSLLNLR
- a CDS encoding alpha/beta hydrolase, which encodes MLHIILYILVGIVVLSVIAFFLQDKFIFKPEKLQQDFQYKYDAPFRELFFNVEEGVSINGLHFHVENPLGLILYFHGNSRSIKGWAKYAKDFYRYKYDVVLVDYRGFGKSTGKRSEKDMLTDMQFVYNTLTATYHENHIIIYGRSLGSGFAAKLAADNMPRYLILDAPYFSFRKTVQRFLPILPVKYILRYHLRTDKWIRKVNCHTYILHGTKDWLIPVSQSEKLQALNPRKITLIRIIGGGHNNLPTFPEYHNFIRDILKY